In the Haliaeetus albicilla chromosome 7, bHalAlb1.1, whole genome shotgun sequence genome, one interval contains:
- the CD93 gene encoding complement component C1q receptor, with the protein MAIARLLLLLLLLARGSGGEDAEVVCASSACYTLHRAELGWSAAQERCRHNGGNLAPVRSPDEAQRLRELMAAAGWPGPAWIGLSLSRGQCIQPQEPLRGFTWAAGGEPGNYSAWLSEPAVTCVTSRCVSLRPAGPSGTAGWADRPCRALLTAFLCKFSFRGMCGPLPLAGPGRVSYTTPFGVRSSRLAAAPFGTLAEADCEGGGGQAFAVCKGPLEGGGFAWHPPGPLCPTACAHRNGGCQHRCLEAPGETPRCACHPGYVLAPDMASCLPEDACHPNPCQGTCRTLPSGFECGCEAGYALAPDGRRCLDVDECRDRPCQHECHNTAGSFFCLCRPGYQLTGPGGRHCLDEDECASPGVCPQLCLNVPGSFHCACRPGYQRQPGSGNACLDVDECLRDPCPGPCRNLPGSFECLCPPGFLPEEDGHGCRAAPTAGEQPAGTPNSTLRTTGISRTTGALRTTGILQTTGAPWTTGIPQTLGIPVRVTPPAPTAVGSAPGPEHSTDGPRLLLYYILGSLVAILLLLAFALALLACRRRAAKREKQPAKSAADNYCWVPEQPESRGAGGERSSRELFQGSRHRKVSGAISSLQLPRPVQEPARLPWVWSSETAMLPPRHRAPEGRDLDPGGAQHGEICAIQPCRQGAKAENIW; encoded by the exons ATGGCCATCgcccggctgctgctgctgctgctcttgctggCTCGGGGGTCCGGTGGGGAGGACGCCGAGGTGGTCTGCGCCAGCTCCGCCTGCTACACCCTGCACCGGGCCGAGCTGGGCTGGAGCGCTGCCCAGGAACGCTGCCGGCACAACGGCGGCAACCTGGCTCCGGTACGCAGCCCCGACGAGGCCCAGCGGCTGCGGGAGCTGATGGCGGCGGCCGGCTGGCCGGGCCCGGCCTGGATCGGGCTGTCTCTGTCACGGGGCCAGTGCATCCAGCCGCAGGAACCTCTGAGGGGCTTCACCTgggcggccggcggggagcCCGGTAACTACTCGGCCTGGCTGTCCGAGCCCGCCGTCACCTGCGTCACCTCCCGCTGCGTCAGCTTGCGGCCGGCTGGGCCCTCCGGCACCGCCGGCTGGGCTGACCGTCCCTGCCGGGCCCTGCTGACCGCCTTCCTCTGCAAGTTCAGCTTTCGGGGGATGTGCGGACCCCTGCCGCtggccgggcccggccgggtCAGCTACACCACCCCCTTCGGGGTGCGCAGCTCCCGGCTGGCGGCTGCCCCCTTCGGCACGCTGGCGGAGGCCGACTGCGAGGGGGGCGGGGGCCAGGCCTTCGCCGTCTGCAAGGGGCCGCTGGAGGGGGGCGGCTTCGCCTGGCACCCCCCGGGACCCCTCTGCCCTACCGCCTGCGCCCACCGCAACGGGGGCTGCCAGCATCGCTGCCTGGAGGCACCGGGGGAGACCCCGCGCTGCGCCTGCCATCCCGGCTACGTCCTAGCGCCTGACATGGCCTCCTGCCTGCCCGAGGACGCCTGCCACCCCAACCCCTGCCAGGGGACCTGCCGGACCCTGCCCAGCGGCTTCGAGTGCGGCTGTGAGGCCGGCTACGCCCTGGCGCCCGACGGCCGCCGCTGCCTGGACGTGGATGAGTGCCGGGACAGGCCCTGCCAGCACGAGTGCCACAACACGGCCGGCAGCTTCTTCTGCCTCTGCCGGCCCGGCTACCAGCTGACGGGGCCGGGTGGCCGCCACTGCCTCGACGAGGATGAGTGTGCCTCGCCCGGCGTctgcccccagctctgcctcaaCGTCCCCGGCTCCTTCCACTGTGCCTGCCGGCCCGGCTACCAGCGCCAGCCCGGCAGTGGCAATGCCTGCCTGGACGTGGACGAGTGCCTGCGGGACCCCTGCCCCGGGCCCTGCCGCAACCTGCCCGGCAGCTTCGAGTGCCTCTGCCCGCCCGGCTTCCTCCCGGAGGAGGATGGACACGGCTGCCGCGCCGCACCCACCGCTGGAGAGCAGCCCGCGGGGACCCCCAACAGCACCCTGCGGACCACGGGCATCTCGCGGACCACGGGCGCCCTGCGGACCACGGGCATCCTCCAGACCACGGGTGCCCCATGGACCACGGGCATCCCCCAGACCCTGGGCATCCCCGTCAGGGTGACGCCGCCGGCCCCCACAGCAGTAGGGTCAGCACCCGGCCCCGAGCACAGCACCGAcggccccaggctgctcctcTACTAcatcctgggcagcctggtagccattctgctgctgctggcctttgccctggccctgctggccTGCAGGAGGAGGGCGGCCAAGCGGGAGAAGCAGCCGGCCAAAAGCGCGGCGGACAACTACTGCTGGGTGCCTGAGCAGCCGGAGAGCCGCGGGGCAGGCGGCGAGCGCAG cagcagagagctttTTCAGGGGAGCAGACACCGTAAGGTTAGTGGAGCTATATcatccctgcagctccccagacCTGTGCAGGAGCCTGCACGATTGCCCTGGGTTTGGAGCAGTGAGACAGCGATGCTTCCCCCGAGGCATCGAGCCCCGGAAGGGCGAGACCTTGACCCAGGAGGTGCACAGCATGGGGAAATCTGTGCGATCCAGCCTTGTAGGCAAGGGGCCAAGGCAGAGAATATATGGTAA